aaattgtttgaagcATCTATTCTATTTTATACAGGCCTTATTCACAGCCCCAAAAATGTATTCTGTTACTAACATTTTACAGTAGggtagatctcagtttgaaattggagcatctagtctatgttatacagtcCTCTTCCacagccaaaaaaaaataaattctgctACTAACGTTCTACAGAAGGTTAGATCTTAGTTTCAAATTGTTTGAAGCATCTAGCTTATGTTATACAAGACTAATCCAAAACAAaagtcttctgttactaacgttatGCAGTAAGGTAGATCTCACTCTTAAATTGTTTgctgcagatgttatccttggtgggacaTGAACTTAGGCAACCCCAACACTGCAATGCAACAATGCTAatcacttagccaccgtgctgccagcTATGAGTACACTGAATTAGCCAAACTCAGAGCTCTCCTACCTCTATTTGATGTGAGCATCATTTTTCTGAAATCTCAAGTATGTAGCTCTATGTACGGTACTTTTTGTCCTGCTACATGGTGCCTTTGGGAGGTAATCAAAGTCTACATAATGATCATGACGATATACATAAGCATGTTTGTCAATTGTTGCCATGGACAAAGAAACTGAACTTTAGTTTTGCTTGCTATTGCAGAAAACCAATCACTTTAGGCTAAAATTGCTGAATTTTTAGCATCAGGGTTGGGCACTGTTGTGGACATTTGTTTCACCACATACACACCCTGTCACCTTACATTCTCTGGCTGGACTAGCGGCACAAGAACAAGCAGTATATAAACAGCTCCAACCAGTGCTAAATATCTAGAAGCTTCACCAGATCTTCACATCAAGGTAAACCACCAAGCTTATTCATGCTTATTCCAGACTACTAGCTAATCGTGAGGAGAGTTTCAGAAAGAAATGTGAATTATTccatttttctattattattacacatttagTTTAATGCTTTTAGAACATGCTTGAAATGGAGGACATAGATTTTTCTAGATAATTTCTTGATAAATTCATATAAGATATCTGCATTTTAATGCACAGTAAAATTTATATGTTGAGAAGATATCACTTTGCTTTTTCTTGTTTGTTAACACCAAACACATAAACTAAAGGCTCTAATCGCGTGAAATATTCCAAAATTTTTCTTCTGTTTGTAACTTAGAATGTCTTTGGTCAATGTCCTTGTGTTTGTATAAATTTTAGTTTACATTCTGAATAAGGTTAGAAATGAATGAAATAACATTGTACTTAAATGTCAGGTTAGTGTTTTTACCCATAACGCTCACAATGCATTTTCCAATTGTTTTGCAAATGTATCCGCTGGATGCAACTCAGTGGTCATTTTTAGAGATTAGCGAATTTGTTCGGTTCACTGCTTAATTGGCAAGCTATAGTGCTGACCGAATAAGCTGCAGTGTCGCGACTGTATTACTGTCACAGCACATACAtgtagagcccaacacacaggctatccacgcatgtgttgtgactgtgacacagcaaggaaccgaacaaatttgctcatctctagtcattttCAGACCTGCTATGATGATATCTCATCCAACACTTAAGTTACTACTGCAACCTCAACAATGATGTATACACATACATCCAAGAATCACTATTAGGGCCGGGGTCACACGAGCGTAGATTCTGTCATCTTGTaaatgacactcagatcaaactctgatcagagtttgatcatatTGTCAGCTTAGTTTGATCTGATTGTCTTGAATGAGAAAATCGTAGCACAAGCGAAGAGAAGATGGACACCAAGACTTCTCCACCTTCCTCTATCTGTGAGTCGGCAGAAATGGGACTGCCCTCAGATGTTATACGAATGCACTCCAATTATTTCCATACACCCATAGAATTGAATTTGCACAGCAACTCCCAGCATgccgcattttttgtgttttgacgAGTTGGCATTAGAAAAATAATGGTAATCAGCACTGCCCCATGGAATAATGTTGGTCTGAGTTCTAGCCAACAAAACACCGGCTAGCACTCTTCCGATGTATACGCACACGTGAACAAGACTTAACAGCAAGATACATACCAGTAACTTGAAAAAAATCCAAATATCTTTAATTCTTCACATGGTTTCCTAAATATTTCCAATGGAACTGAGACAGAACTAAAGACAGAACTTTTAATGTTAATGGAATACATCAAAGTATTTTCAGGATCATTTACAAAATCAAATCCTCAATATCCATAGTGGCTGCAAAGTGGATGAAACTGTATAGAGGCATACCACTGTGTGATTTTGCTTCCAGAGAGGAATGAGGAATGAGAAAGCATCACATATTTACATTTTTCTGAAAAACTATTTTTTCTCCATGTAATACTATGGACATGGTAGAGTATGGACAAGATGAATTCATTAGCTGTATTCTTCCTTCATTTACTCCTTTTTTCCATTTCTGGCCATCTTACACCACTCTTTTGGGGATTTCTTAAGTGAAGATGAAATAAAATGAAGGATGCATCTTATATTGAAAATTAGCGAAAAATTAAATCAATTTGTCAAAGAATCTAAAACAAATCTTAATGGCTGTTTCCCTTCATATTGTAGGCAAAATGAAGATTTTACTAGCATCACTTCTGGCGCTGTGCACTTTTTTATCTggtaaaaagaaaatatattgtATAAAATCAAAGAAATTATCTGTTAAAGGTTTATTCATTTTACAAAGTGTTAGCAGGGGTCTGTATCAGTGTAACATGCCATGTTTTCCCACATTGTTATTTTTTCTTCATGTAGCGCATGCTGTAACCCAAGAATGTGGTGGATCTGTCAATTGTACCTGTAACCTCAATAACTACAATTCTTCAAGTAAGGACACAAACTGTGAACATTACCAGCAATTGTACATTGAAGCAGCCTTGTCTCCACAGAAAGAATATGTCTGCAGCACCCCACCACACGGAATGCCATGTAGCCCCAAATGGAGTCCAATAGAAAATGCTCATAAATTAAGTTATAATTGGGGATTTCCAGCGATAGGATGGTTACAATACAAGTAATCTTGTTATACACATGTAAATTCTATATCAGCCCTCTTGTCTTTGACTCAGAATGGTTTACTTTGTGCATTTCTGTGGGTAAAACAAGTTTAACCATTGCTTCCCCATTTAGTGACACCACCAAGTCCAACTATTAACTGCTCAAATGGAGTGATGACCATTTACATTTCCAAATGCCAACTGGAAAAAAGCCTATTCAACATCTCTAACTTGGCCCTGCTTAATAATACTGATCCTGATTGTGCCAGTCTAGAATACTCGGTAGATGGAGAGTTTCAAGTCGGCTTCCATAATCCAATGAGCACCACAAAGTGCGGCAACAAATTAGAAGTGAGTACAAGTAAAACCTACTTCAGTGTATGATGAAAACGGCAAGGTTGAGCATGACTCTCAGTGTCGTTTGTCATGAGATAAGAATCTAAATTTATCAGTGTTAAGATTGTATCTTCAATTACTAATATGTGGTAAGGAATTCCATAATTTGACTGATGCAACTGTAATGCAGCCTTGTTATACATTGATGTCTTAGTTGCCTTTTTTCCACTCATCACAAATGATCCCTGGTCCACTGTAAAGTTCTGTAATTTATGATGTTTCAGTTCTTTGTATTACCTACACATATCTCTGTGGTTGTTTATACATGTTAATAAGATCACCAGTAAGACTTGTTTTTCtgaacttaaagaggttgtctactactttactattgatgatctatccttaggatAACAACTGTCATCACTGCAGATCAACTGTTCTCGGTGCCGGCAGTGGCCGGAGGTGCTGATTTAAGCTTCTAAGTCTACTGATAATTGCCTCGGCTGTTTACTGCACATTGGccctctattgatttgaataggttgAGGATCTGCAACACCGGTTCGCAGCCACTATCAGTATTTATCACTCTTTTTATATactcaaaaaaacttaattttcttttgcaGCTACTGCTTGACACTGAACACTGCTGTTGAGCGTAAATGTGAGCAGATGACTCCGGCTCCTCCATTGTATGCACATTTGTCTTCCACTGACATACAATAATATTTCGAAGCGTTGGTGTATTACTTTACATCATTAAATGTAACACCTGCCTTCCTATCAGTGTCAAACCTACATGGTATCTACGTAATCAAACTTACCTGTTGAATCATATTGCCAGAaaaatgtggaaagaaaaatagaaaataagTAAGAGAAATTTATGGCTTttagaagaaagggaggaaaaaaatgcaaacggaaaataaaacaaaacaaagatCGCCTTTGTGTGATGGTGTTAATCATCGGACCGCAGCCTGAGTACAGTATGCGGTGACACCACTATGGACCACACGAACCACAGCCTGAGTACAGTATGCGGTGACACCACTATGGACCACTCGAACCGCAGCCTGAGTACAGTATGCGGTGACACCACTATGGACATCTCGAACCACAGCCTGAGTACAGTATGCGGTGACACCACTATGGACCTCTCAAACCACAGCCTGAGTACAGTATGCGGTGACACCACTATGGACCTCTCGAACCACAGCCTGAGTACAGTATGCGGTGACACCACTATTGACCACACGGACTACAGCCTGAGTATAGTATGCCGTGACACCACTATGGACCTCTCGAACCACAGCCTGAGTATAGTATGCAATGACACCACTATTGACCACACGGACTACAGCCTGAGTACAGTATGCAGTGACAACACTATAGACCTCTCGAACCACAGCCTGAGTACAGTATGCGGTGACACCACTATGGACCTCTCAAACCACAGCCTGAGTACAGTATGCGGTGACACCACTATGGACCTCTCGAACCACACCCTGAGTACAGTATGCGGTGACACCACTATGGACCTCTCAAACCACAGCCTGAGTACAGTATGCGGTGACACCAATATGGACCTCTCGAACCACAGTCTGAGTACAGTATGCGGTGAAACCACAATGAACCACTCGGACCGCAGCCTGAGTACAGTATGTGGTGACACCACTATGGACCACATGGAACACAGTCTGAGTACAGTATATGGTGACACCACTATGAGCACGCAGTATAGGTCGTGTTCCTGCTGAAGACATTACTCATACTTTATGTAAGATGATCTGAAGTTTTGGTTGAATTCCTATTTCCACGTGTAATGTTACCGCTAAGTGTTAATATTGTAATTACAATTTTATACCATATGAAGGCCAATAGTAATGAGTAAATGCTATTCCAAAATTTCTTTATCACCCACAGATAAAATATATGTCATAGCCATTTATCGTTTCTTCTCAGGTAAATGCAACTCATGCCATTTATTCCAATATCCTGCATATTTATCCAGAGGAGCACACTGTCATCACTAGAAATAATGCCACTGCTAACCTCAGCTGCATCTACCCCCTAATTTATCCTGTTTCCCTCAACATTACTTTAAAACCAGTATCAGGGTAAGTTACTTCTTAAAATGTCTGAGTATACTATCAGATATAGCTAGTTAGTGCTTAGTTATAAATAAGTGCAGTACTACTTCTGTGTTTTCTGTATTTTTCAGGACCAGAAAAACCCCCAGGATATGTGAAGTACGATGAAATAAAACGTGACTCATATGTTTGGTCTATCTcccaaatagaaaaaaatataatattaataAATACCCCTATTCAGGAGAACATATCAAATGAAGACTGCCCACAAATAACATGTATGAAAATGCAGCCCACGACCAGTGTACGTAGTGTAGGAGATTGATAAAATAATACCTGGTGGTAGTAGAGTGGCGGTCCCTGGTGCAGTGTGGAGGACGCAGTTTCAAAACACACATCGGGGTGTGTTCCGCACTGCACTGGGGACCGCCACTCTActatcaccaggtatcattttatcaATCTCCTACACTACAACGCTCATGGTCGTGGGCTGCGTTCTCATACGTTATTTGTGGGCATACATGTTATTTTGTCTTTGTTTGATATGTTCTCGTGAATAGGGGTattaatttattttatgttttttctaTTTGGGACACAGACCAAACATATCATTCTGTACCTTATATTCGGATTTATCTGTCTATAATTATTGATATTCTTTGTGTATTGCGATTGATTTGTGGTACAGCATTACCAATATGTTGGATTTATTCTTGTGATTTATTtcaattttatttatatttttatatatttctcCAATTAATCTCCAATCCAATATTAATGCTATACATATTCATTTCTATATACTGGTATATAAAAATTATATTATTTTATGATTTTTCTAGGTGGTCCCTGATCTTTTTTGACTTTTTTAACTGTTTACGGTGTAATTTTTATTGATTAGAGTTTATTTTGTAATAGTGCAGACACTCTTCCACTTTATACCAATCTGCCATTcactttaataaaggcattttataatatCCTTTCCTTTTTAGTCCCGTTTTATTCCATTTTATTTCATCGTACTTCACATGTCCTGGGTTTTTTCTCTATTCCGAATGGTTTGCCATTTAAATCTTTAGACTTAGACGCCTACattatttaaagtgtatttttTAGATTTGAATtctgttcttaaggtaccgtcacactaagcgacgctgcagcgataccgacaacgatgtcgatcgctgcagcgtcgctgtttggtcgctggagagctgtcacacagacagctctccagcgaccaacgatcctgaagtccccgggtaaccagggtaaacatcgggttactaagcgcagggccgcgcttagtaacccgatgtttaccctggttaccgttgtaaatgtaaaaaaacaaacactacatacttacattcccggtgtctggtcatgtcccttgccttcagcttccagcactgactgagcgccggccgtaaagtacagcggtgacgtcaccgctgtgctgtgctttacggctggccggcgctcaccagtcagtgcgggaagctgactgcgagggacatgaccagacaccgggaatgtaagtatgtagtgtttgtttttttacatttacaacggtaaccagggtaaacatcgggttactaagcgcggccctgtgcttagtaacccgatatttaccctggttaccagcgaagacatcgctggatcggcatcacacacgccgattcagcgatgtcagtgggagatccagcgacaaaataaagtgctggactttccccagcgaccaacgatctcccagcaggggcctgatcgttggtcgctgtcacacagaacgatttagttaacgatatcgttgctatgtcacaaaaagcaacgatatcgttaacgatatcgttcagtgtgacggtacctttagaagttgTTACATTTAATCTCTGTTTGTTCTTGTATTTTTCAGGAGTACGGACATCTCAGTGCCAGGAATAACAGGAGCCTTGACAGTAATTATGACAGTTTTTGTAGATGATCAATTTTCCCAACCAGTTACAGCCGACACAGTGCTAGCCGTGGAACAAACTGTTTATATTCAAGTATTGATGCCAGAATTGGATGCCAACCAATTTAACATTAAAGTGATAAGGCTGTACGCCACCCCAGGAGCAACTGATCCTGGAACTGGTCTGCTATTTAATCTGACAAGTGGATCGGATGGGTAAGCTTTCCCTGCTTTCTAAGTCCTGCTTGTCTTTAAGATGAAATGAGACGCAAAAACTCAGTTATTCTCAATTTTATAATGTAGAAATAATAAGTTAAGCTTAAAGGCTCCCTCAGACGAGTGTATAACTCAGATGAGGGAGATCCAATTCAATAGCTCTAGGACCAATGTAATTCCATGGGGCAGTGCCGGTCAGCGCTTTTGTTCTCATGCCGTGTCGGCATGAAAAAAACATTTCATTATTCTGCGATTTGCTGGACAAATCGGATCATACTGACTCATTCAAGTGACAGTCTATGGGTGCGAGGAAAATATCAGACTGCACCCAGAAGAGATCTGATTACAGTCCGATTTCTGTGGACTCACACAATGGGGAAGATGGAGAAATAttgctctccatcttctcctcacagtgtGCTACATTTCATTAGAGAGAGCCGACattctctgatcaaactctgattagagAATTCTCTGATCATTTACATAATCGATCCCGATCTCTCGCATCAGAGAATCTACGCTCGTGTCACCTCATACCTAAATGCACCTAACAAGCATCACATATCATGGTAGGTAGAAGCATGTAAAGGAGCATTTGAGGGTTAATAGGGCTTCCATACTCTCAAAAGAAATATGTCAAATCGTAGCATAAAACCCAGTCCACACAGAATCATTGTCCTTTTCAGTATTGCATTTGTGCCTGATTTTTTGCGAGCTTTTTGTGTTTTGCACCATTTTTTGTGTGCATCAAATTCACCTTtctattttgtgctttttttttttcattcatttttcatGTGTTTACCTATTTAGTTTTTTTGTTCACCTCTGTGGGCTGAGTTCAGGGTATATTGATATGTTCTCCTGATtcacaattatttattttttaaatgtcaCAAAAATACTTTGAACTGTTTctatgaaaataacaaaaaaatttggatgattttttgtggtattttccaaaaaatgtgcaactttttgTATTAAAAGGTCatgaaaaggcaaaaaaaaaaagacacaaaaaaatactaaaatggCAAATAACGCAATActaaaaaagtgacttaaaaaaaacgGCAAGTGATAAATGGGGCCCAGTATTTGTCAATTGGTCCTTCAACTAAGCACAGGCTGAACAAGCCCaacctatatttatatatatatataacacttaggccggagtcacacttgcaactgcaatgcgagaaactcgcgcaattCTCTCGCCTCAAAACCCGACACTGCCACCAGCACTTGGGGCCGGAGTGggcgctgcatgtatttctatgcagctgaatcctCCGGTCTGAACCACCGGCGCCAGTGCTGGGTACTGAGGCAAGTGGGACAAAGGCCTCACTGAAGATATTAATGCCACAGGAACTGTTGTACACATGTTTTTACTGGTGGTTATATTTAGATTTCCCATTAAATTTTACTTAAGCAACAGAAACTTAGATTTCATACAGATCCAGAAAAAAATACAACATCGCGGATGGTTTACTTCAGTCAATATTACTTAATGGGAAATGGTCACTATGTTTTTGCaacttaatctgagagcagaaaTGTAGGGGCAGAAAACCCGATGTGTCCCTTATTGGGCTGCTTTATAAAggtttttataaaatcacagttTCATCAGCAGCAGATTATTAAAGGACTAGTAAATCTACTACCaggtagtccaaccacacccccaccactgattggtagtttTCTGTGTGCACAGAAAGCTGTAAATCAATGGTGCGATTATACAGAACTCTGCATTAGAGAACTGGCAGAGCTGCAGCCAAGAAAAAAAGTTTTCAATTAAAACTGCAGCATCCaataaagtaagtgacacatcgctggaattagggtctctgctcATACATGATCCTGTTCTCAGATATGGTAGAAAAAAAACCTAATGACAGATTAATTTTAATATCTAAGCATAACATATATATGTCTTCCTTCACTTGACTCCCAAAAATGTAAACCTACACTGATACAGAGGCCATTTTACAGAGCTAATGAGCAGCACTCAACAAGCATGAGTGAGACAAGTAGGAATACTATAATCTTACATCTACATCCATTGTATTTAGGTGCCCGGACCCTCAATATGGTGTTGGCGTCATTTATGTCCTTATTAATGGTAATGGTACTGAAGCAAGATTTGCAATGAAAGTCTTCAAGATCACTAACCAAGTCTATGTACGTCTGTACGCCGATGTCACGATCTGTGCCACAAACTGTGCAGTGGTAAGAACGTTTTATCCATTATTCCTGAATTCTAAGTTCTGATACAGTAAAGCCAAAAGTTAGAGATAAAACAATAAAGGATCGCTGTTGTTTCATAGATAACTGTCAAAGACCCCTGTATTACTGTTAGTTTACTGCTTCAGTAAAATCAGTTGTGACTATACAACAAACAACATGTGATTGATCCCTTACACTATTCTTTTCATGTGATATTATACTAGCTCCCAGGAACATTTTATATTAAAGTATCATTTCATTAGCAGCAAACAATTCTCAATAAAGGAATGTTCTTTTCTACATTGTGCAGAACTGCAATGAAAAAAGTGGTAGATCATCAACACCAGATAATGTGGCAACGGTAAATTTGGAGCTAACTGCTGGTAAGGAAAATCTCCAGTTTTTACTGCTATGATATGTGCTGAAACAATGGACCTGAATTATTAAGACTTATTTTGTGCATGTCTGGCTTAAAGGGAATTTGTAATTATGTTTTTGCTTCCTCATCTGACAACagtataatgtaggaaaagagaccctgattccaatgatataTTACTTAGTATACTGAGTGCCGCAGCTGTGACACAATCAGAGATCTTAGATATAGAACTCAGCAGAGCTCAGATAGCtaacctcacccacaccaggctctctatgtacatgtctattgacagtgagctgcttatcacaggagggggcggagccagacagcAGAGTAAGCTAGTCACAGTACTGATAATGTCcttgtgataaaaccttcattattTGTAAatagcacacagcctgataagGGACACTTGTAGTGTTATTTGATTGGCACCCTAGTGAAATTAATGTGCTAAGCCATTGTATTGCAGTGTCAGATTAGAATTTCTTAGACCAACCAGATATAAGGTTTCTGAACTCCTACTCTCCACCTATACAGAATATTTGCATCTCCACTTAGTGCCATAGTAAACTTTGCTGCTCTCACTGCAGGACACGTTATTAATGACCTCTAATAGATAGAACTTGTGAATCCACCAAAGACAAAAAGACTTTAGTATTAGTGATTGACTCAAACACATCTCGAAATAGGGTTACCTTCTGCTGATCATTTGAGTCTAGGTGCATTGGGTTATTTTTCCCCTATTGAGTGAGAGCCCATATATATCACAGTGTATGGACACATTATATTGTTTTTCTCTCTTATTGCTTAGCTTTATATTTCTAAGTTGTCTCCCATCATTTTTTTCCTTGTTTACTATCAATTTGTGATGAATTTATCTAGTTTAACCTCGTTCTGTTTCCCGTTTACAGACAGCCGTATTTCTGATGGTGCCACTGGCCGTAAGTGTTTATTTATATTAGGCTTCTTAAAGGCCATATATAGCATTTTAATTTATATGCAAAAAATTTAACTTTATACCGTATATTTTTATACATTTATAATGAAACCTTAACCTCCAATTCAGTTTTTATTTCTGTCAATCTAtaaattactttattttttttctgaatcacattgcaaaaatatattttttaactatttatcgTAATGCTTAGAAATTGCGGAAAGGAGTACACATGCAATTCTGGAGGCTATTTTTAATGTACAACAGACTCTCACTGATCCAGTGTATTTCCATTTCTGGATCACAGGAAACTAAAGCGATTTTAGCTACTAACTGGCTAGTTTTATCTGTATTTAAatattagaatcatagaatgttaacgTTGGAAGGGACCATGGTCATCGTGTcctcagtgcaggattcactaaaccatctcagacagatgtttgtccagcctctgtttgaagacttccattgaaggagaactcaccacctctcgtggcagcctgttccactcattgatcactccaaCTGTAcagaagttttttctaatatctaatctaaaTTTACTTCAAACTATTTTTGgaaagcattatttttttttttttgcttaacttGAAATTGGAATTTTTCTTCAGatatattttttagttttattttttatttactttacaAAAACCTATGAGATTAAAATGAACAAAAAAGACTAACGTATTTTGCGCTTTATAAATGTAAAAATTCCCACTTAACTTACATTTAAAACACAATCTAGTGACTTCctataaaatgattattattaattattattattagtagtagtagtagtaataataacaataaattcTTATTGACTTTTAGTTTAAACTTGGCTACAaagattttttttaagtaaaaaaggATAATACTACCAAACATGCAGAATTTTTCATAAAATAAATGCTGAGTGTGAGCCCACCCCTTGCATTTTTTTAAGAATTTGTGGGAGTCACTTTTTATGTTCTGAGGAGTTCCACAAATTTAACTGGTAAATTTATTAGAATAACTGAATAActctaattgtaaaaaaaaaaatcctgcagtaaaaaaaacaaaaaaaactctcTGTGAACTGTTTTTAAATAGATTCTGTCTTATATATAAATATACGGTATAACTGATCTGTCTATAATCGTTCATCTTTGTAAAAACTTGGGAATATTCCGGTGATTTTAGAAGTAAGCAGATCCTACACAGCCATGAATACTAACAAACCTGCTGTATGTTTTCCCATAGATTCCTCCACGTCATGGTCCTTGGTGTCACTGTCGCTCATCTCTCTGCTCATTGCAAAGTTTATGTAAAGAATTTCCCTTCTAATCTCTAAAGCCGGAAAACAGAAGAAATCTACTTTACCAAATGGATAGCTAATGACTTTATGCACTTTGCTTAGTTTTTATTCTTTAATATTCTTAAATTATTAAATAATCCAAAAAATAGGACACAATTAAGAACTAATAGAAAATGGAATGAACTTTATATAAGTTCAGAGAAAGAGGCCAGAATTACTACCGCTACAGCCACCGATTCCCAGCAGCGAACTGACGCTACATTAGTATATGGAACATGGAGGTGGCAGAGGTGGAAAATACTGATAAACATCTGATGCCAATTTGGTATTTTGCCCAAAATATTAAATAATGCCTCATGGTGATCATTTTACAGGATGCAGTTTGGCTTTGTGATTCTGGTGGAGGAGAGTGACGATATTTTGTGAAGAACACATGGATGGTGGTAGTCAGGTTTTTAGATCTAACCAtggcgtaactacaacaggtgctagGGATGCCATCAAACCTGGACCCTGGAGCCTATGGGTCTAAAAAAGTCCCTATGGCCCATATGAAAAGATcaatactattaaagacttgcaatcaTTGGGGTCCTAGGTGGAGTTTTGCATTAGAGTCCATGAGCTTCAAGATACGTCATTGGATCTAACATCCTGTACATTACAAATAGACTGTA
This region of Ranitomeya imitator isolate aRanImi1 chromosome 1, aRanImi1.pri, whole genome shotgun sequence genomic DNA includes:
- the LOC138672944 gene encoding pancreatic secretory granule membrane major glycoprotein GP2-like — protein: MKILLASLLALCTFLSAHAVTQECGGSVNCTCNLNNYNSSMTPPSPTINCSNGVMTIYISKCQLEKSLFNISNLALLNNTDPDCASLEYSVDGEFQVGFHNPMSTTKCGNKLEVNATHAIYSNILHIYPEEHTVITRNNATANLSCIYPLIYPVSLNITLKPVSGSTDISVPGITGALTVIMTVFVDDQFSQPVTADTVLAVEQTVYIQVLMPELDANQFNIKVIRLYATPGATDPGTGLLFNLTSGSDGCPDPQYGVGVIYVLINGNGTEARFAMKVFKITNQVYVRLYADVTICATNCAVNCNEKSGRSSTPDNVATVNLELTADSRISDGATGHSSTSWSLVSLSLISLLIAKFM